The Salvelinus sp. IW2-2015 linkage group LG6.2, ASM291031v2, whole genome shotgun sequence genome window below encodes:
- the LOC111965498 gene encoding ERC protein 2-like, producing MHDSARSTGHGEGSSAQSTKLQKNPKQGYRKLGVASGSGSKSAGTGSGGKTLSMENXQSLNAAYATSSPMYLSDRDALASSGGYPKGTMTLGRATSRTSYTGRTTAMGSSPNITTTSDSQGYGDQSHTQHLQAGGPSGLLRQAGRGGEGGGEDIQVQLRELQRENELLRREMDGGRDGREGRMSSSVNSRMNFWSPEVKSRDRGTRKEEGVLTSILKEQKWASPEEDQHLQLSVHGLQEELRSHREMNSRLQQENSGSHTNISTHTGSNRELHIEDHRAGISPGHSPGLGPSHLHSPGQRHSPGPGLGVSPRHSPSNTYNHGPRNSPVHPHSPGYSSNVRHHQADIHSPGYNSGPGPRHSPANTPIPLSRKSPSHLIHSPGRCLSPPSSPCMVPGCDGFSSPPPLDLTEENFSRLQSDHERQGKELYLLRKTLEEMELRIDSQKQTLGARDQSIQRLLEMIQGGGKGQRGERSEIITMATAREEAEYQVGHLEEQLDQREKENLHLRESFSKSGGVVDSAHLISAVTSNLDGYLVJMQTRAQWRFQSRNRDSEGSEEEIPQEEPEDSEGIGEEIPQAGTETLKDLREIPQAGTEDSEGSEEEIPQAGTEDSEGSVREIHKQEPRTLKDLERMIPQAGTEDSEGSERRFHKRERGL from the exons ATGCATGACAGTGCCAGGAGCACTGGGCATGGAGAGGGCAGCTCCGCACAATCAACTAAGTTACAGAAGAACCCGAAGCAGGGGTATCGTAAACTTGGCGTGGCTAGTGGGTCAGGGTCAAAGTCYGCCGGGACAGGGTCAGGGGGTAAAACCTTGTCTATGGAGAACATKCAGTCCCTGAACGCAGCCTACGCCACCTCCAGCCCCATGTACCTAAGTGACCGCGATGCCTTGGCCTCCTCCGGTGGCTACCCTAAAGGAACCATGACTCTGGGCCGAGCCACCAGCAGAACCTCCTACACGGGCCGGACCACAGCCATGGGCAGCAGCCCCAACATCACCACCACATCAGACAGCCAGGGCTATGGGGACCAGAGCCACACCCAGCATCTCCAGGCAGGGGGGCCCTCAGGGCTGCTGAGGCAGGCTGGACGgggtggagaaggagggggagaggacatCCAGGTTCAGCTCAGggagctgcagagagagaatgaactgctgagaagagagatggatggagggagggatgggagagaagggaggatgagCTCTTCTGTCAACAGTAGAATGAACTTCTGGAGCCCGGAGGTGAAAAGTCGAGACAGAGGGacgaggaaagaggagggagtcCTTACATCCATCCTGAAGGAACAGAAGTGGGCCTCTCCAGAGGAGGACCAG catctcCAGTTGTCAGTGCATGGGCTACAGGAAGAGCTGAGAAGTCATAGAGAGATGAACAGTCGTCTGCAACAAGAGAACTCGGGATCTCACACAAACATCTCCACTCACACCGGCTCGAACCGAGAACTCCATATTGAGGACCACCGGGCTGGAATCAGCCCTGGACACAGTCCTGGTCTGGGCCCCAGTCACCTCCACAGCCCTGGGCAAAGACATAGCCCCGGCCCTGGTCTAGGAGTCAGCCCCAGACACAGCCCCAGTAACACCTACAACCATGGGCCCAGAAACAGCCCTGTCCATCCACATAGCCCTGGGTACAGCTCCAACGTCAGACACCACCAAGCTGACATCCACAGCCCTGGGTACAACTCTGGGCCTGGCCCCAGACACAGCCCTGCTAACACTCCCATCCCCTTGTCTAGAAAGAGCCCCAGCCACCTCATCCACAGCCCTGGCCGTTGCCTCAGCCCTCCCAGCAGCCCATGCATGGTCCCTGGGTGCGAtggcttctcctctccccctcccctggaTCTGACGGAGGAGAACTTCAGCCGGCTGCAGTCAGATCACGAACGGCAGGGCAAGGAGCTGTACCTGCTGAGGAAGACCCTGGAAGAGATGGAGCTGAGGATTGACTCCCAGAAACAGACACTGGGTGCCAGGGACCAGTCCATCCAGAGGCTGCTGGAGATGAtccagggaggagggaagggtcAGAGAGGCGAGAGGTCAGAGATAATCACCATGGCAACAGCACGCGAGGAGGCGGAGTACCAGGTGGGTCATCTGGAGGAGCAGCTGgaccagagggagaaagagaacctGCATttgagagag AGCTTCTCAAAGTCGGGGGGCGTGGTCGacagtgcgcacctcatctctgctgtcacatccaacctggatggaTATTTGGTTMtaatgcagacgagagcacaGT GGAGATTCCAAAGCAGGAACCGAGACTCTGAAGGATCTGAAGAGGAGATTCCACAAGAAGAACCCGAGGACTCTGAAGGAATCGGAGAGGAGATTCCACAAGCAGGAACCGAGACTCTGAAGGATCTGAGAGAGATTCCACAAGCAGGAACCGAGGACTCTGAAGGATCTGAAGAGGAGATTCCACAAGCAGGAACCGAGGACTCTGAAGGATCTGTGAGAGAGATTCACAAGCAGGAACCGAGGactctgaaggatctggagaggatGATTCCACAAGCAGGAACCGAGGACTCTGAAGGATCTGAGAGGAGATTCCACAAGCGGGAACGAGGactctga